Within Aliivibrio fischeri, the genomic segment ACAATGAGTGGTGGGCCACTTAAGATTGAACTCCCTTTCTAATGTCCAACCTAAATGATCACTTTGATTGTAAGAACGCCACCAAAATCGTTTCCAATGAAGAGGAACAGGAAGAATTAGAGGGGCAGGTTCTGGGATGTGCTTACTGAGTAATACGCCTAAATCTTGGGCGAGCCAGAACTGTTGAGCGTATTTAAGTTTATTAATGTATTCGCGTAATGGTTCAGAATAATCACTTACACAATATAAGCGGTCCCATTGTGGTGGGTGCAAAAGACACTCTCCGCAGACATCGGTCTCATGCTCGGTTTGCAAACCACATCGCTGACAGCGAGGCACTGTTTTGATTAAATCTAAGCAAGCTTGGCACCAAATTGTTTCAGATGGTGGCATTGCTTGTGAGCAAAAGTCACAATGACTTACACCTAATTTTTGTATTGATCTTCTAATCCACCTGATGAACACTAAACCACCCATACTAATTAATCATTAACAGGCAGTGTAGATGACAACACCTCTTTATTGGCAAACGGAAGGCGAAGGTTCCGATCTGGTTCTCATTCATGGATGGGGAATGAATGGAGCGGTGTGGCAGACCACATCTGAAAAGCTTAGCCAGCATTATCGTGTGCATACTGTCGATTTATCTGGTTATGGTCACAGTGCAGAGTTAGGCAGTGCTGATTTTGATGAAATGGTAAAACAAGTTCTTGCTCAAGCACCTAAAAAGGCTGCATGGTTAGGTTGGTCATTAGGGGGATTGATTGCGACAAAAGCTGCGTTAACTTCTCCCGAGCGAGTATCACAACTCATTACCATTGCGAGTTCACCACGGTTTTCAGCAGAGAAAGGCTGGCGAGGCATAAAACCTCTCGTATTATCACAATTTACTGAGCAGCTAAAAACCGATTTCACATTAACCGTTGAGCGCTTTATGGCACTACAAGCTATGGGTAGTCCTAATGCTAAGCAAGACATTAAGTTAGTAAAAAAGGCTGTATTTTCAAGGCCTATGC encodes:
- a CDS encoding ComF family protein → MPPSETIWCQACLDLIKTVPRCQRCGLQTEHETDVCGECLLHPPQWDRLYCVSDYSEPLREYINKLKYAQQFWLAQDLGVLLSKHIPEPAPLILPVPLHWKRFWWRSYNQSDHLGWTLEREFNLKWPTTHCNNKILKRVKATRPQQGLSRSFRQTNLLGAFKITQPIKEKHVALVDDVVTTGATINLLCLELRKAGVERIDVYTVCRTGRS
- the bioH gene encoding pimeloyl-ACP methyl ester esterase BioH, encoding MTTPLYWQTEGEGSDLVLIHGWGMNGAVWQTTSEKLSQHYRVHTVDLSGYGHSAELGSADFDEMVKQVLAQAPKKAAWLGWSLGGLIATKAALTSPERVSQLITIASSPRFSAEKGWRGIKPLVLSQFTEQLKTDFTLTVERFMALQAMGSPNAKQDIKLVKKAVFSRPMPDQQALATGLMILADIDLREAVSQLSMPVCRMYGRLDGLVPIKVAHDMDELMPNSAKIVFEQASHAPFISHNDEFISELRTFLNQHA